In Candidatus Eisenbacteria bacterium, a genomic segment contains:
- a CDS encoding OmpA family protein: MLLKRVLLATIVLTLFFDAKPIGAKESGLFYVTPYLGYHFFDDKRDLRDGVEAGLLVERMLRDNLGLEAGIGPVFTLKLPDYGDNVKPFALAYRLNANYYLPALWAKKFQPYLTAGGGGDYIVDESDGNTIGIDGGLGVNYLLPKGTSIRTEIRKIYLFGNRADWVATFGLSFPWGHKDSDNDGVSDDLDRCPDTPIGVKVDAGGCPIDSDGDGIPDYLDKCPTTPPGVKTDAKGCPLDTDSDGVPDYLDKCPGTSPGVKTDANGCPLDGDSDGVPDYLDKCPGTPKGEKVDASGCKLTVAPKDSDSDGIPDNLDKCPGTPAGVKTDARGCPLDSDSDGVPDYLDKCPNSPVGSRVDSAGCVTSVVLNIKFDSGKSVLKEEYYPEIKRFADFMNNNSAIKVEIQGHTDDRGIAAANMKLSEERANAVMKALVEKFGVPQDRISARGYGQTKPVETNKTPEGRTRNRRVEAVIVK, from the coding sequence ATGCTTCTGAAACGAGTACTGCTCGCAACAATTGTTCTGACTTTGTTCTTTGACGCAAAACCCATCGGGGCAAAAGAATCGGGGCTATTCTATGTTACACCGTACCTGGGATATCATTTTTTTGATGATAAGCGCGATCTTCGCGATGGGGTGGAAGCCGGCCTTCTGGTTGAACGGATGCTTAGAGACAATCTTGGCCTTGAAGCAGGTATCGGCCCGGTTTTCACGTTAAAACTCCCGGACTACGGGGACAATGTGAAGCCCTTCGCCCTCGCCTACCGCCTGAATGCGAATTACTATCTTCCCGCACTGTGGGCTAAAAAGTTTCAGCCATATCTGACAGCGGGAGGCGGCGGTGATTATATCGTCGACGAATCGGATGGCAATACGATTGGCATTGACGGCGGCCTGGGCGTGAACTACTTGTTGCCGAAAGGCACGTCAATTCGTACCGAGATACGGAAGATATACCTGTTTGGGAACAGGGCGGATTGGGTCGCGACCTTCGGACTCAGCTTTCCATGGGGGCATAAGGACAGCGATAATGATGGAGTATCTGACGATCTTGACAGATGTCCCGATACGCCCATCGGCGTTAAGGTCGATGCAGGAGGCTGTCCCATCGATAGCGATGGTGACGGGATACCTGATTATCTCGACAAATGCCCGACTACCCCTCCTGGTGTAAAGACCGATGCCAAGGGCTGCCCTCTTGACACCGACAGTGACGGCGTACCCGATTATCTCGACAAATGCCCAGGAACGTCTCCTGGTGTAAAGACCGACGCCAACGGCTGCCCTCTTGATGGCGACAGTGACGGCGTACCCGATTATCTCGACAAATGCCCAGGAACGCCCAAAGGCGAAAAGGTCGACGCAAGTGGCTGCAAACTCACAGTTGCGCCCAAGGACAGCGATAGTGACGGGATACCTGATAATCTCGATAAATGCCCAGGAACGCCTGCTGGTGTAAAGACAGACGCCAGGGGCTGCCCTCTCGACAGCGACAGTGACGGCGTACCCGATTATCTCGACAAATGTCCAAATTCTCCCGTTGGCTCAAGGGTCGACTCGGCAGGCTGCGTGACTTCCGTAGTATTGAACATCAAATTCGACTCCGGCAAGTCGGTGTTGAAGGAAGAGTACTATCCCGAGATAAAGCGTTTTGCCGATTTCATGAACAACAACAGTGCCATTAAGGTTGAAATTCAGGGGCATACCGATGATCGCGGAATCGCCGCTGCAAACATGAAACTCTCTGAAGAGCGGGCAAACGCCGTGATGAAAGCGCTTGTTGAGAAGTTCGGTGTGCCACAGGACAGAATTTCCGCGCGCGGATACGGCCAGACCAAGCCGGTCGAGACTAACAAGACTCCCGAAGGAAGAACACGGAACAGAAGGGTTGAGGCGGTGATAGTGAAGTAA
- a CDS encoding 8-oxoguanine deaminase has product MATLLLKNADVMVTMDAARREISNGALFVRDNVIENVGATDELTKTADRVIDARGMIVLPGLVNTHHHLYQTLTRAIPAAQDAGLFHWLKTLYPIWAELTPDAVYTSALIGLAELVLSGCTTAADHLYIFPNGSRLDDEIRAAREIGIRFHPTRGSMSLGESKGGLPPDRVCDGEEAILQDSRRVIEEFNDPEPYSMCRVSLAPCSPFSVTPELMRESAHLARAYNIRLHTHLAETRDEEDFCLQKFGYRPVDYAEHLGWLGSDVWFAHSVWVNDAEITRYAVTGTGIAHCPSSNMRLGSGIAPIVKMLKARVNVGLGVDGSASNDSSHMLAETRQAMLLQRVSGDPRALTARQALELGTLGGASVLGRNDIGALEKGKAADFIGVNVNRLDFAGALHDPVSALVFCTPPRVDLSVINGKVVVEDGELTTLVLPPVIERHNRIAGEMVQRAGVR; this is encoded by the coding sequence ATGGCAACGCTTCTCCTGAAGAATGCGGACGTCATGGTGACGATGGACGCGGCACGCCGCGAGATCAGCAACGGTGCGCTGTTCGTCCGCGACAACGTCATCGAAAATGTCGGGGCGACCGATGAACTAACCAAAACCGCCGACCGGGTTATCGATGCGCGTGGGATGATTGTTCTCCCGGGTCTCGTCAATACACACCATCACCTCTACCAAACGCTGACGCGCGCCATCCCGGCCGCGCAGGACGCCGGCCTTTTTCATTGGCTCAAGACGCTTTACCCGATCTGGGCGGAACTGACACCCGATGCGGTCTATACCAGCGCGCTGATTGGTCTGGCTGAACTGGTCTTGAGCGGCTGCACCACAGCCGCCGATCATCTCTACATCTTTCCCAACGGCTCGAGATTAGACGACGAAATCCGCGCCGCGCGCGAGATTGGCATTCGTTTTCACCCCACGCGCGGCTCGATGTCGCTTGGCGAATCGAAAGGCGGCTTGCCGCCCGACCGTGTGTGCGACGGCGAAGAGGCAATCCTGCAAGACTCGCGCCGCGTGATAGAAGAGTTCAACGATCCCGAACCGTACTCGATGTGCCGCGTATCGCTCGCACCCTGCTCGCCGTTCTCCGTTACGCCGGAACTGATGCGCGAATCGGCGCACCTGGCGCGCGCGTACAACATTCGCCTGCATACACACCTCGCCGAGACGCGTGACGAAGAGGATTTCTGTCTGCAAAAATTCGGCTATCGTCCGGTCGATTATGCGGAACATCTCGGATGGCTGGGCAGCGACGTGTGGTTCGCGCACAGCGTCTGGGTCAACGACGCAGAGATCACGCGCTACGCGGTGACCGGCACCGGCATAGCGCACTGCCCGTCGAGCAACATGCGGCTCGGGTCCGGCATCGCGCCCATCGTCAAGATGCTGAAGGCGCGCGTGAACGTCGGTTTGGGCGTAGACGGCAGCGCATCGAACGACTCGTCGCATATGCTCGCAGAGACGCGGCAGGCGATGCTCCTGCAGCGCGTCAGCGGCGATCCGCGCGCTCTCACTGCGCGGCAGGCGCTCGAGCTGGGCACGCTCGGCGGCGCGAGTGTTCTGGGGCGCAACGACATTGGCGCGCTGGAGAAAGGCAAGGCGGCAGATTTCATCGGAGTCAACGTGAACAGGCTGGATTTTGCCGGCGCGCTGCACGATCCGGTGTCTGCCCTCGTCTTCTGCACGCCGCCGCGCGTGGATTTGTCCGTCATCAATGGCAAGGTTGTCGTTGAAGACGGTGAGTTGACGACACTGGTTCTGCCGCCGGTGATTGAGCGGCACAACCGGATAGCCGGGGAGATGGTTCAGCGCGCGGGCGTGCGGTAG